In Amphiura filiformis chromosome 2, Afil_fr2py, whole genome shotgun sequence, one DNA window encodes the following:
- the LOC140146672 gene encoding ileal sodium/bile acid cotransporter-like, translating to MAKICLTLILAYMATTYMVSSQAMTNVTDEPIITMTTVTELANLTTQADPSSTLKITEGSSSPEMETGSFESGDFNYTYGAGFDEHIVFWRGKLVRNLTINSGEIGGMVSWNVTNPKALVLPAQLPTSFNITSATRFPHDLIVVLGGRYPGSADLVVVYTPPGSDESMEIGRTEVACHVGQGRLNTVATYIFIIWLIISYVTMGCKMNIDVIKSKLKPPTGVIIGMICQFLIMPALAYGIAKMFNLSSELSVGLILVGTCPGGWISNVLTVLLDCDFVLSLTMTAFSTVIAMAMMPLNLFIYVDTILGVDKNLQTPYVELVVQLLLLVIPLGVGVGLAYKWPKLENRADKLMKPFATILVLIAVGLGIPTQIYIFFVEVNGWITSLLLPFVGAFFGLAFARILNQNYRASTTIAFETACQNALLAKTMANLFYPKPESDLIGILPLLVAVLTALEGLFAAFIYTIVIKCKDRYRERHADADDNVELQGVQRNGQAKTGNNIDMEVEKEDGGVTNPNYTT from the exons ATGGCGAAAATATGCCTCACGTTAATACTGGCTTATATGGCTACAACATACATG GTATCTTCACAAGCAATGACAAACGTGACAGACGAACCTATAATAACAATGACAACGGTGACTGAGTTGGCGAATCTGACAACTCAAGCAGACCCTTCGTCTACGCTAAAGATAACCGAGGGATCGTCGTCACCAGAAATGGAAACCGGATCTTTCGAATCAGGCGACTTCAACTATACATATGGCGCAGGATTCGACGAACATATTGTGTTCTGGCGGGGAAAACTGGTGCGAAACTTAACCATTAATTCTGGTGAGATCGGCGGCATGGTATCATGGAATGTGACAAATCCAAAAGCGCTAGTGTTACCAGCACAATTGCCGACATCATTTAATATCACAAGTGCGACCAGATTCCCTCATGATTTAATAGTGGTCCTTGGCGGTCGTTATCCAGGTAGTGCAGACTTAGTGGTGGTGTATACACCACCGGGTAGTGATGAGTCTATGGAAATTGGTAGGACTGAAGTAGCCTGCCATGTTGGACAAGGGCGCCTAAATACTGTCGCAACTTATATATTCATTATTTGGTTGATCATTTCTTACGTAACAATGGGATGTAAGATGAATATAGACGTTATAAAAAGCAAACTGAAACCACCCACTGGTGTCATTATTGGAATGATCTGTCAGTTCCTTATTATGCCTGCTTTAGCATATGGGATCGCTAAAATGTTTAATCTGTCATCAGAGCTCTCTGTCGGCCTTATTCTAGTAGGAACGTGCCCCGGAGGATGGATCAGCAATGTTCTTACCGTTCTTCTTGACTGTGACTTTGTCTTAAGTCTAACAATGACTGCGTTTTCTACCGTAATTGCAATGGCCATGATGCCGCTCAACCTATTCATATATGTCGATACAATCCTCGGTGTTGACAAGAATTTGCAAACGCCTTACGTCGAGCTCGTCGTACAATTATTGCTGCTTGTTATACCACTAGGAGTAGGTGTTGGCCTAGCCTACAAATGGCCAAAGCTTGAGAATCGCGCTGATAAGCTGATGAAACCATTTGCAACCATCTTAGTCCTAATCGCTGTTGGGTTAGGAATACCTACCCAGatttacatattttttgtggaagTCAATGGCTGGATAACATCGCTTTTATTGCCATTTGTCGGAGCATTTTTCGGGCTTGCTTTTGCGCGTATTCTAAATCAAAATTATAGAGCCTCAACCACAATTGCCTTCGAGACCGCTTGCCAGAACGCGTTACTCGCTAAGACGATGGCGAATCTGTTCTACCCCAAGCCTGAATCGGATCTCATCGGAATCTTACCCCTTCTCGTAGCTGTTCTTACTGCTCTAGAAGGTCTGTTCGCTGCGTTCATCTACACCATTGTCATCAAATGCAAAGACAGATATAGAGAGCGGCACGCGGACGCAGATGACAACGTTGAACTGCAGGGCGTACAGAGAAATGGACAGGCAAAAACTGGAAATAATATCGACATGGAGGTTGAGAAGGAGGACGGAGGGGTAACAAACCCTAACTATACTACTTAG